A single region of the Branchiostoma lanceolatum isolate klBraLanc5 chromosome 1, klBraLanc5.hap2, whole genome shotgun sequence genome encodes:
- the LOC136436028 gene encoding uncharacterized protein translates to MVAPVYCFLAVVLAGAQAFQPDDGDWRAEIRQLQQMMMDSAKEIKTLKMEMEDMRKTMVTADGGLTGNDIDGVPRDKRQISCEDATGHVGLTEQIETSACTLGLPGPSGRDGRDGAPGRDGAAGRDGQPGPQGPIGLKGDIGPEGPPGEKGERGADGNGGSSVYIRWGRTTCPNDTDTSLIYDGIAGGTHYTHSGGGANYVCLPKNPEWGVFTDGNQGTAYMQGAEYQLDAGNNPFPGASVHDHDIPCAVCHVASRGSKLMIPARLSCPSGWTREYKGYLMTERYSHYRSEFVCMDGEPETRPGGHVDTNGALFYPVEADCGALPCPNYVQGRELTCVVCTK, encoded by the exons ATGGTTGCTCCTGTCTACTGCTTTCTTGCCGTGGTCCTCGCTGGAGCTCAGGCTTTCCAGCCGGACGACGGAGATTGGCGGGCAGAAATTCGTCAATTGCAGCAGATGATGATGGATTCTGCAAAAGAGATCAAGACGTTGAAGATGGAAATGGAG GACATGAGGAAGACCATGGTGACAGCGGATGGCGGCCTTACAGGAAATGATATTGACGGCGTACCGAGGGACAAACGCCAGATTTCTTGTGAAGATG CCACAGGCCACGTGGGTTTAACTGAGCAAATTGAAACATCCGCCTGTACTCTGGGTCTCCCGGGCCCGTCAGGCCGAGATGGTCGGGACGGCGCGCCGGGCCGGGACGGGGCTGCGGGAAGAGACGGGCAGCCGGGGCCACAGGGGCCGATAGGACTGAAGGGCGACATCGGGCCGGAG GGACCTCCTGGAGAGAAGGGAGAGAGGGGAGCGGACGGGAATGGAG GAAGTTCCGTGTACATCCGCTGGGGAAGGACCACCTGTCCGAATGACACCGACACGTCACTCATCTACGATG GCATCGCTGGAGGTACACACTACACCCACAGCGGAGGAGGCGCCAACTACGTCTGCCTACCGAAGAATCCAGAGTGGGGAGTCTTCACGGATGGAAACCAGGGAACTGCGTACATGCAGGGGGCAGAGTATCAACTCGACGCTGGAAACAACCCCTTCCCAGGAGCCTCTGTCCATGACCATGACATCCCCTGCGCTGTCTGCCACGTGGCGTCTCGCGGCTCCAAGCTGATGATCCCCGCCCGTCTCAGCTGTCCTAGCGGCTGGACCCGGGAGTACAAGGGATACCTCATGACTGAACGCTACAGCCATTACCGCTCTGAGTTCGTCTGCATGGACGGGGAGCCCGAGACCAGGCCCGGAGGACACGTGGACACGAACGGCGCGCTGTTCTACCCGGTGGAAGCCGACTGCGGGGCCCTGCCGTGTCCCAACTACGTGCAGGGCCGTGAGCTGACCTGTGTGGTCTGCACCAAGTAA